The following are encoded together in the Humulus lupulus chromosome 5, drHumLupu1.1, whole genome shotgun sequence genome:
- the LOC133778229 gene encoding 21 kDa protein-like, giving the protein MDHYSSQTASMVVIMVMIIIQSLVAIALNEPIHMDANTEFIKTSCGATTYPDLCFTTLSSHASEIQSSPQLLAGAALSATLKTVCSESTTMTKLAKSQGLTVREAAALNDCIEELGDSVEELQRSVGEMGKKDMNFEMQMSDIETWVSAALTNEDTCVDGFSGNAMNGNVKTTVRGHIVNVAHMTSNALALVNHYAILHA; this is encoded by the coding sequence ATGGATCACTATTCATCTCAAACAGCATCAATGGTAGTCATCATGGTGATGATCATTATTCAAAGCTTGGTAGCTATAGCCTTAAACGAACCTATTCACATGGATGCCAACACTGAGTTCATCAAGACCTCATGTGGTGCCACAACGTACCCCGACCTCTGCTTCACCACACTCTCAAGCCACGCCTCTGAAATCCAGAGCAGCCCTCAGCTGTTGGCCGGGGCAGCTCTCTCGGCCACGCTCAAAACGGTGTGTTCAGAATCAACCACAATGACAAAGCTGGCCAAATCCCAAGGCTTGACTGTCAGAGAAGCTGCAGCCTTAAACGACTGCATTGAGGAGCTTGGGGACTCGGTGGAAGAGCTTCAGAGGTCTGTTGGTGAAATGGGCAAGAAAGATATGAACTTTGAGATGCAAATGAGTGATATTGAGACTTGGGTTAGTGCTGCTTTGACTAATGAAGATACTTGCGTTGATGGGTTTTCGGGCAATGCCATGAATGGAAATGTCAAGACCACTGTGAGGGGACACATTGTTAATGTTGCTCATATGACTAGCAATGCCTTGGCTCTTGTTAATCACTATGCTATCCTTCATGCTTAG